A stretch of Paracoccus sp. N5 DNA encodes these proteins:
- the serA gene encoding phosphoglycerate dehydrogenase, whose amino-acid sequence MPKVLVSDKLSETAVQIFRDRGVEVDYLPDLGKDKEKLAEVIGQYDGLAIRSATKVTAKLLENATRLKVIGRAGIGVDNVDIPAASKKGVIVMNTPFGNSVTTAEHAIALMFAVARQLPEASVSTHEGKWEKNRFMGVEVFNKTLGIIGAGNIGSIVIDRALGLKMKVLAYDPFLSEERAKELGVKKVELDELLAKADFITLHVPLTEKTRNILSRENLAKTKKGVRIVNAARGGLIDEAALAELLKSGHVAGAALDVFAVEPATESPLFGLPNVVVTPHLGASTTEAQENVALQVAEQMSDYLLTGAVQNALNMPSVTAEEAATMGPWLKLAGHLGTFIGQMTDEPIKAINVLYDGSVAEMNLKALNAAVIAGVMKATNPDVNMVSAPVMAAERGVQLQTTTQAKTGVFDGYIKVTMVTDRRERSIAGTVFSDGKPRFIQIRGINVDAEIGAHMLYTRNKDVPGVIGALGMTLGDLGVNIANFTLGRTHAGDDAIAILYLDEAMAPEAVEALRATGKFLQVRPLQFEV is encoded by the coding sequence GTGCAGATCTTTCGCGATCGCGGCGTCGAGGTGGATTACCTGCCGGATCTCGGCAAGGACAAGGAGAAGCTGGCCGAGGTGATCGGTCAGTATGACGGGCTGGCCATTCGCTCGGCCACCAAGGTGACGGCGAAGCTGCTGGAGAATGCCACCAGGCTGAAGGTGATCGGCCGCGCCGGCATCGGCGTCGACAATGTCGATATCCCGGCCGCCTCGAAGAAGGGCGTCATCGTGATGAACACGCCCTTCGGCAACTCGGTGACCACGGCCGAACATGCCATCGCGCTGATGTTCGCGGTGGCGCGGCAGCTGCCCGAGGCCAGCGTTTCGACCCATGAGGGCAAGTGGGAGAAGAACCGCTTCATGGGCGTCGAGGTCTTCAACAAGACGCTCGGCATCATCGGCGCGGGCAATATCGGCTCGATCGTCATCGACCGGGCGCTGGGACTGAAGATGAAGGTCTTGGCCTATGACCCCTTCCTGTCCGAGGAGCGGGCCAAGGAGCTGGGCGTGAAGAAGGTCGAGCTGGACGAGCTGCTGGCCAAGGCCGATTTCATCACCCTGCATGTGCCGCTGACCGAGAAGACCAGGAACATCCTGTCGCGCGAGAACCTGGCCAAGACCAAGAAGGGCGTGCGCATCGTCAACGCCGCGCGGGGCGGGCTGATCGACGAGGCGGCGCTGGCCGAACTGCTGAAGTCGGGCCATGTCGCCGGGGCGGCGCTGGACGTCTTTGCCGTCGAGCCCGCGACCGAAAGCCCGCTCTTCGGCCTGCCCAATGTGGTGGTGACGCCGCATCTGGGCGCCTCGACCACCGAGGCGCAGGAGAACGTGGCCCTGCAGGTCGCCGAGCAGATGTCGGATTACCTGCTGACCGGCGCGGTGCAGAACGCGCTGAACATGCCCTCGGTCACCGCCGAGGAGGCCGCGACCATGGGGCCGTGGCTGAAGCTGGCCGGGCATCTGGGCACCTTCATCGGCCAGATGACCGATGAGCCGATCAAGGCGATCAACGTGCTCTACGACGGCTCGGTCGCCGAGATGAACCTGAAGGCGCTGAATGCCGCGGTGATCGCCGGGGTGATGAAGGCGACGAACCCGGATGTGAACATGGTCTCGGCGCCCGTGATGGCGGCCGAGCGCGGCGTGCAGCTGCAGACCACGACCCAGGCCAAGACGGGCGTCTTCGACGGCTATATCAAGGTGACCATGGTGACCGACCGCCGCGAACGCTCGATCGCCGGCACGGTGTTCAGCGACGGCAAGCCGCGCTTCATCCAGATCCGCGGCATCAACGTCGATGCCGAGATCGGCGCGCATATGCTCTATACCCGCAACAAGGACGTGCCTGGCGTGATCGGCGCGCTGGGCATGACCCTGGGCGACCTGGGCGTGAACATCGCCAACTTCACCCTGGGCCGGACCCATGCCGGCGACGACGCCATTGCCATTCTCTACCTGGACGAGGCGATGGCGCCCGAGGCGGTCGAGGCGCTGCGCGCCACCGGCAAGTTCCTGCAGGTGCGGCCGCTGCAATTCGAGGTTTGA
- a CDS encoding metallophosphoesterase codes for MRTYAIGDIHGQLSLLQQAHARIARDDAARGGVSQLVHVGDLVDRGPDSRGVIDYLMQGQAEGRPWIVLKGNHDRFLPRFATEPDWIDAGLASGRHWLDHETLGAAQTLASYGITLGDRAGTHAAVLDRVPQAHLRWLEALPLWHLTPQALFVHAGIRPGVDLARQTEQDLVWIRKGFLDDARDHGPLVVHGHTVVERVTHFGNRLAIDTGAGHGGPLSVVVFDETGLHLLTDTGRAPLAAA; via the coding sequence ATGCGGACCTATGCCATCGGGGACATCCACGGCCAGCTGAGCCTGCTGCAACAGGCGCATGCGCGCATCGCCCGCGACGACGCGGCGCGGGGCGGCGTCTCGCAGCTGGTCCATGTCGGCGATCTGGTGGATCGCGGCCCCGATTCCCGCGGCGTCATCGACTACCTGATGCAGGGCCAGGCCGAGGGCCGGCCCTGGATCGTGCTGAAGGGCAATCACGACCGCTTCCTGCCGCGCTTTGCCACCGAGCCGGACTGGATCGACGCCGGGCTGGCCTCGGGGCGGCACTGGCTGGATCATGAGACGCTGGGCGCGGCGCAGACGCTGGCCTCCTATGGGATCACGCTCGGCGACCGCGCCGGCACCCACGCCGCGGTGCTGGACCGGGTGCCGCAGGCGCATCTGCGCTGGCTCGAGGCGCTGCCGCTGTGGCACCTGACCCCGCAGGCGCTGTTCGTCCATGCCGGCATCCGCCCGGGCGTCGACCTGGCGCGGCAGACCGAGCAGGATCTGGTCTGGATCCGCAAGGGCTTTCTTGACGACGCCCGCGACCACGGCCCGCTGGTCGTGCATGGCCATACCGTGGTCGAGCGGGTCACGCATTTCGGCAATCGCCTGGCCATCGACACCGGCGCCGGCCATGGCGGGCCGCTGAGCGTGGTGGTCTTCGACGAGACCGGCCTGCACCTGCTGACCGATACCGGGCGCGCGCCCCTGGCCGCTGCCTGA
- a CDS encoding Na/Pi cotransporter family protein, with amino-acid sequence MQSLSVILQLAGAVALLLFGLGLVRDGMLRAFGMKLKVALGRGTGTGLRAFVSGLLATLGLQSSTATALMTASFVDRGMIRAKMAQVVLLGANLGTALTAWIVASGIEALVPALLLLGHVLRRRDQRTWSGAGLALIGIALMLLSLSLLTGATEPLRDSAAMAAFLAMLGDAWPVALAFAAGLAVVCSSSLAVVMLVLSLGMAPALTVVLVLGANLGGAIPPLLATAGQGVAARRVALGNLIVRGIGCLLALPLAGQAAALLTALPLPETGLAVEAHLAFNLALAAAIWPFAGLLTRLTAILMPEPEQTPPIEAQLLDGSALDAPAVALARASRAALAIGDVVERMLQQARTAFARGDDAPLAEVRVLEDRVDRMQQEVKGFLSRLGREAGEDERRQAITILDYVINLEHVGDIIDKGLAPEIRKKAGLALRFSEEGYRELDGLFLMTIENLRVAQTVFMTRDRDLARQLMEEKVEIRRLERLSAQRHLMRLREGREDSQQTSSLHLDILRDLKRVNAHIVSVAHPILDEADLLIESRLKTV; translated from the coding sequence GTGCAGTCCCTATCCGTGATCCTTCAGCTGGCGGGTGCCGTGGCGCTGTTGCTGTTCGGCCTTGGGCTGGTGCGCGACGGCATGCTGCGCGCCTTCGGGATGAAGCTGAAGGTGGCATTGGGGCGGGGCACCGGGACCGGGCTGCGGGCCTTCGTCTCGGGGCTGCTTGCCACGCTGGGGCTGCAAAGCTCGACCGCGACGGCGCTGATGACGGCCTCTTTCGTGGATCGCGGCATGATCCGGGCCAAGATGGCCCAGGTCGTGCTGCTGGGCGCCAACCTTGGCACGGCGCTGACCGCCTGGATCGTCGCCTCGGGGATCGAGGCGCTGGTGCCGGCGCTGCTGCTGCTGGGCCATGTCCTGCGCCGGCGCGACCAGCGGACATGGTCGGGGGCCGGGCTGGCGCTGATCGGCATCGCGCTGATGCTGCTGTCGCTGTCGCTGCTGACCGGGGCGACCGAACCCTTGCGCGATTCGGCGGCCATGGCCGCGTTCCTGGCCATGCTGGGCGATGCCTGGCCGGTGGCGCTGGCCTTCGCGGCCGGGCTGGCGGTGGTCTGTTCGTCCTCGCTGGCGGTGGTGATGCTGGTGCTGTCCCTGGGCATGGCGCCGGCGCTGACGGTGGTGCTGGTGCTGGGCGCGAACCTGGGCGGGGCGATTCCGCCGCTGCTCGCGACCGCGGGGCAGGGGGTGGCGGCGCGGCGGGTGGCCCTGGGCAACCTGATCGTGCGCGGCATCGGCTGCCTGCTGGCGCTGCCGCTCGCCGGCCAGGCGGCGGCGCTGCTGACCGCGCTGCCGCTGCCCGAAACCGGGCTGGCGGTCGAGGCGCATCTGGCCTTCAACCTGGCACTGGCGGCGGCGATCTGGCCCTTTGCCGGGCTGCTGACCCGGCTGACCGCCATCCTGATGCCCGAGCCCGAGCAAACCCCGCCGATCGAGGCGCAGCTTCTGGACGGCTCGGCGCTGGATGCGCCCGCCGTGGCCCTGGCCCGCGCCAGCCGCGCCGCGCTTGCCATCGGCGACGTGGTCGAGCGCATGCTGCAGCAGGCCCGCACCGCATTCGCGCGTGGCGACGACGCGCCCTTGGCCGAGGTCCGCGTGCTCGAGGACCGGGTCGACCGCATGCAGCAGGAGGTGAAGGGCTTCCTGTCGCGCCTGGGCCGCGAGGCGGGCGAGGATGAGCGGCGCCAGGCCATCACCATCCTCGACTACGTCATCAACCTCGAGCATGTCGGCGACATCATCGACAAGGGCCTTGCGCCCGAGATCCGCAAGAAGGCGGGCCTGGCGCTACGCTTTTCCGAGGAGGGCTATCGCGAGCTCGACGGGCTGTTCCTGATGACGATCGAGAACCTGCGCGTGGCGCAGACCGTGTTCATGACCCGCGACCGCGACCTAGCCCGGCAGCTGATGGAGGAAAAGGTCGAGATCCGCCGGCTGGAGCGCCTGTCGGCGCAGCGCCACCTGATGCGGCTGCGCGAGGGGCGCGAGGATAGCCAGCAGACCTCGTCGCTGCATCTCGACATCCTGCGCGACCTGAAGCGGGTGAACGCGCATATCGTCTCGGTCGCGCATCCGATCCTGGACGAGGCCGACCTGCTGATCGAAAGCCGGCTGAAGACGGTGTGA